One stretch of Castor canadensis chromosome 14, mCasCan1.hap1v2, whole genome shotgun sequence DNA includes these proteins:
- the Rpl36 gene encoding large ribosomal subunit protein eL36: MALRYPMAVGLNKGHKVTKNVSKPRHSRRRGRLTKHTKFVRDMIREVCGFAPYERRAMELLKVSKDKRALKFIKKRVGTHIRAKRKREELSNVLAAMRKAAAKKD, encoded by the exons ATGGCTCTGCGCTACCCCATGGCCGTGGGGCTCAACAAGGGCCACAAAGTGACTAAGAACGTGAGCAAGCCGAGGCACAGCCGGCGCCGCGGG CGCCTCACCAAGCACACCAAGTTCGTGCGGGACATGATCCGGGAGGTGTGCGGCTTTGCGCCCTACGAGCGGCGCGCCATGGAGCTGCTCAAGGTCTCCAAGGACAAGCGGGCCCTCAAGTTCATCAAGAAAAGG GTGGGGACGCATATCCGCGCCAAGAGGAAGCGCGAGGAGCTGAGCAACGTGCTGGCCGCCATGAGGAAGGCAGCGGCCAAGAAGGACTGA